Proteins from a genomic interval of Gossypium hirsutum isolate 1008001.06 chromosome A09, Gossypium_hirsutum_v2.1, whole genome shotgun sequence:
- the LOC107888752 gene encoding mitochondrial import receptor subunit TOM20, translating into MESSSELDRLLFFEQARKISEATYASNPLDADNLTRWAGALLELSQFQSVPDSQKMIQDAISKLEEALSINPKKHDALWCLGNAQTSFAFLTNKEDEARPYFEKAAQYFQQAVDEDPSNEIYLKSLEISAKAPELHQEIIKQGLGQQMLGAGPSTSTSTSSSAKTATKNKKSSDLKYDIFGWVILAVGIVAWV; encoded by the exons ATGGAATCGTCGAGTGAGCTCGATAGGCTGCTCTTTTTCGAGCAAGCTCGTAAAATTTCCGAAGCTACTTACGCTTCCAATCCTCTCGATGCCGAC AACTTAACAAGATGGGCTGGAGCTTTACTTGAGTTGTCTCAGTTTCAAAGCGTTCCAGATTCACAGAAAATGATTCAAG ATGCTATTTCGAAGCTAGAGGAGGCTTTGTCGATTAACCCTAAAAAGCATGATGCTTTATGGTGTTTGGGAAATGCTCAGACTTCTTTTGCATTTTTGACTAACAAGGAAGATGAGGCCAGGCCTTACTTCGAAAAGGCAGCTCAATATTTCCAGCAAGCAGTTGATGAG GATCCCAGCAATGAAATTTACCTGAAATCTTTGGAAATATCTGCTAAG GCTCCAGAGTTACACCAGGAAATCATTAAGCAAGGTTTAGGTCAACAGATGCTTGGTGCTGGACCCTCTACTTCTACTTCTACCTCCAGCTCAGCAAAG ACTGCtacaaaaaataagaaaagtaGTGATCTCAAATACGACATTTTCGGATGGGTAATCCTTGCTGTTGGCATTGTTGCATGGGTTTGA
- the LOC107888751 gene encoding uncharacterized protein HI_1198, producing MAGTKLFPTQSTHSLSFRHFFALAPPRAVSYPTRVRLDCAKLTRLRVLAMAAKRSPKRLKYSAPRVSKIDDLVYVEVDPSGTENWKLEPVIELLNQGAVGVIPTDTVYAIVCHLKSHSAIERLRRIKNIEPSKYTFILTASKELPKQCVRYGTTTAKYSARKNVGVRMPDDAICQAILEKMDAPLISTSVKWPKENEWMIDPVVIADIYGAEGLDFVVDGGIRVADPSTVVDMTRASPKIVRLGKGPKLHWMASEDDNESAVYADELIPSAT from the exons ATGGCGGGAACGAAACTGTTCCCTACCCAATCCACTCACTCCCTTTCCTTTCGCCACTTTTTCGCACTCGCTCCGCCGCGTGCGGTGTCGTATCCCACCCGTGTCCGCCTCGACTGTGCTAAACTCACTAGGCTTCGCGTCTTAGCTATGGCGGCTAAAAGGAGTCCGAAACGTCTCAAGTACTCTGCTCCTCGCGTTTCCAAG ATAGATGATTTGGTTTACGTGGAAGTCGATCCTTCGGGAACTGAAAACTGGAAACTTGAACCTGTAATTGAACTTTTAAACCAAGGAGCTGTTGGTGTTATTCCTACTGATACTGT GTATGCTATAGTTTGTCATTTGAAAAGCCATTCAGCTATTGAACGTCTTCGAAG AATAAAAAACATTGAACCTTCCAAG TATACTTTCATCTTAACTGCTAGCAAAGAGTTGCCAAAACAATGTGTGAGGTATGGCACAACTACAGCAAAATATTCTGCAAGGAAAAATGTAGGTGTTCGTATGCCCGATGATGCTATATGTCAAGCAATATTAGAAAAGATGGATGCACCTTTAATATCCACAAG TGTCAAGTGGCCAAAAGAAAATGAGTGGATGATAGATCCAGTTGTGATAGCTGATATATATGGAGCAGAG GGTCTTGATTTTGTCGTTGATGGCGGCATAAGAGTTGCTGATCCTTCTACTGTTGTTGACATGACTAGGGCTTCTCCCAAAATTGTAAGGCTTGGAAAG GGACCGAAATTGCACTGGATGGCATCAGAAGATGATAACGAATCTGCTGTCTATGCAGACGAGCTCATTCCATCAGCCACTTAA